Within the Miscanthus floridulus cultivar M001 chromosome 2, ASM1932011v1, whole genome shotgun sequence genome, the region GGCCCCACCGTACCTATCGTGTGAGTTGTCGCTCTCTTTCCTCCAGTTTGCCCCTTCACAGCTAGCTAGATCATCCACTATTTAAGCACTGGCCTGCGCCAACTCCATGCATCCCGTCTCATCGCATAAGTCCAGAACACGTACGGTTGATCCCTCCATTGCCAATCCACCTCGACCGTAGTCGTGAAAATGAAGAGGCCCCTGATTTTGTGCGTAGCCTTCTCAGCGTGCCTAGCGCTCGCCGCCGCGGGCTGGTCTTCCGGCACCGCCACGTTCTACGGCGGACCCGACGGCTCCGGCACCATGGGTAAGCAATCCCTTAATAATTATCCATTGCATCCATTTTGCCGCAAGAGCTACGCACATTTTGCTAACCACGTACGCGCATGCACGTACCAATGCAGGTGGCGCGTGCGGGTACGACAACCTGTACAACGCCGGGTACGGCGTCAACAACGCGGCGATGAGCTCAACGCTGTTCAACGACGGCGCGTCGTGCGGGCAGTGCTACCTCATCACCTGCGACACGTCACGTCCGGGCGGTCAGTCCTGCAAGCCCGGCAACTCCATCACGGTCTCCGCCACCAACCTGTGCCCGGCCAACTACGCGCTGCCCAACGGCGGGTGGTGCGGCCCAGGGCGCCCCCACTTCGATATGTCGCAGCCGGCATGGGAGAATATCGGCGTCTACAGTGCCGGCATCATCCCGGTGCTGTACCAGCAGGTCCAGTGCTGGCGCACCGGCGGCGTGCGCTTCGGCATCGCCGGCTCCCAATATTTTCTGCTCGTCAACATCCAGAACCTCGCGGGCAGTGGTTCCGTGGGCGCCGCCTGGGTGAAGGGCGACAAGACGGGGTGGATCCAGATGTCCAGGAACTGGGGCGCCAACTGGCAGGCGCTCGCTGGGCTCGTCGGCCAGGGGCTCAGCTTCGCCGTTACCAGTACCGGCGGGCAGTACATTCAGTTCTGGAATGTGGTGCCTGCTGGGTGGTGGCAGTTCGGACAGACCTACACCACAACACAGAATTTCTACTACTAAAACCTGCAAGCAGCAGCAGAGTGCTTGGATCTTCCCATCGCCATTTCTTATGGTTCGGTCAAATGGCAAGGGTTGGAGGTCTTTTTTTTTCCCGAAGTCCAGAACACGTATTTTATTAAAAAGAAGTAGAAAGGTGGGAGGTCCTCAAGGCCTGCACTTAATTTCTTTCAACGTTGTAGatatatttcttgaattttagaTATTTCTTTCAACGTTGTAGATATATACTTACTACACACTATACATGTATATGATTTCCGAGAACGTGCACTCCACATGTTTCGTTCAGAATCCTACTGGCTAATAACTACAGTTAGTTTCGGCACTTGCCTTCTGCTGCTGAGCCACCATTTCAAGGATGGTGTCGGCGCCGTTCTGCTGTCAGGCATTCACATTGCGCAGTTAAAGGAACCATGCAAGTGGGCCGGTCTGCAGACACCTGCAAGCCGCCGCACCTTGCCGAAAACGCAATTTGCAGGCATTGCGGGTGTCCCCTTGCTGCACTAGGCCTAGTGGCCAAACCTGCACGGCCTAGCAGGATCCGCAGGTTTTTTTTTTGTGCAATGAAGATCAATGTTTCAGGTTCATTACAGTCTCAAATAGAAACCATCCAGACAAAAAGTTGAGGCCCATAATTACCGTGGTCATGAGAGCCTGAATGAGCAGCTCCACTCCGCGGGCTGCGTGACGGTGACCTCTGCAGGCCAAGTGACGGTGACCTTGGCCCCACAACCAATGGAGACACTAGTAGTCTCATCATTGTGGCCCTCGTCGCCACAGGAGAGTTCAGCTTCCTTGCCATTGGAGGCTTGAACCGCTTGGTTGCCTAAGGCTTCTGTTGATTTACCATTGGCCTTTTGCGCTTTGCTCCGGAAGAGGCGATCAAAGGGGAGGTCGCCGATGAGCACCCAGCTTCGTGTAGTTGAGACTGTGACGGAACATTTGACATGCTGGGCTGCAGTACAGGAGGGGAAAAATTAATATACACTGAACATAGTAATTTTACCAAGTTAAAAGAAATTCAGAGAAACATGTTGAGTAACTGAACCAGCTGCTTCTTATTCAGAGAAACATGCAGAGAGATGCTGCATTTCTTATTCATTCAGTGTATAAGAAACCGTAATcattgttagcccacaggatcactggCTTAattgagtcgaccactcaccagtcttgccaacTACGCACGAcagacgttgtccgaccacacactatgatcAGAGGTAGAAGAAAGAAGAGATCGCTATTGCGTGCGGCGTTGAGCAGCCGCGTGACCTAGCGGAGGTGGCGGCGACGGCCGACGGAGACGAGTCCCACGCGGCATGCGAAGGAAGTTGCAGGAGTTTGCGGGAATTTGCGGGTCCTGAGAGCGGCCCACATTTGCTAGCAGGCTGGACCGCCTCAGCCCGCAACAGAAAAGGATGCAGGTCGTGGTTGTCCAGTGGGCCTGTTTTGCGGGGCGGGCCAAGCAGGCTTGCGGACAGGCCCGCGCCGCTTGCATCCTGAATATCTGGTATCTCTCGGCAGAACTCGATCTCATGGCACAAGGAAGTCCAAAGGGACGTGACAGATGCACATGACAGGCAGTTATGGAACCCGACCACTGGCATCGTCAACCACCACAGACGACACCCACGCCGCTGACCCCTGAAAGAAAGCGTTATATTACGTCAACTTGGAGCCAATGCAAGTCCACGCCGGCTGCATTGGAGCCATAGACTGTGCACTATGGAGAcgcgctctttgtcgagtgctcggcgctttgccgagtgtcgaaacacgggcactcggtaaagaggtagtttgccgagtgccgcactcggcaaagccggcactcggcaaaggccgtctttgccgagtgccaaacactcggcaaagagggacactaggcaaacgtcctctttgccgagtgtcaggcactcgacaaagaataacCCTCGGCAAAATATCTCAGGCGACGCCGGTGGCCCCTCCATCATCCTTTGCCTAGTGCTGgccgttagcactcggcaaacgtgctgtctttgccgagtgctgcaaacctggcactcgacaaagaggttcctttgccgagtgccaattccgacactcgacaaagttgtttctttgttttcaaattttttctgtagcatttatacagtaccttgaagcacatgttccaatttggaacttttctatgactttttggtatattttttaaattttttatgtttacttgaatttttttcaaaaaagtaaatttgaactgcaggtgcataaaatattggaatttagcaattcaaaaaatggtattcatgtttttgagtgtattttgaggccgtgtgcagggacattcgtgaaatttcgaacatctatttcacgaaacatgaccaccaacttgttaaaaaagtgttttttaattatataaaatgcaaacgaagtccaaaaatcacgaaacttgtcgatgtgTCGTGTCATCACAtgtagaggctgtggtaaaaaatttagaagtttctgagtaagttgtgacgtacgatgcctaaaacccagacatctccacatgcgatgacacgacacctcgacaagtttcgtgatttttggacttcgtttgcattttatataattaaaaaacacttttttaacaagttggtggtcttgtttcgtgaaacagatgttcgaaatttcatgaatgtccctgcacacggcctcaaaatacactcaaaaacatgaatactattttttgaatcgctaaatttcaatatttcatgcacctgcagttcaaatttactttttcgagaaaaattcaagtaaacataaaaaatttaaaaaatatacctaaaagtcatagaaaagttccaaattggaacatgtgcttcaaggtaaTGTATAAATGCCatagaaaaaatttgaaaacaaaaataaaaaaaaataaaaatactttgccgagtttcggaattggcactcgacaaaggaacctctttgccgagtgccaggcttgcagcactcggcaaagaatattcagATTTTTTTTCATCTTTCGGATTAAAAGAACCCCCttgaatttctttgccgagtgcccgcatctcggcactcggcaaagggccgccccACTGAACCCTAGCGGGCCGGCCGGCCCGCTCCCACTCTCCCACTCTCCCTCTCACAGCCGTGCGCCCCGGCCCCGCCCCGCCGCCGTGGACCACCGGCGCCGCCAGACCTCCGCCGTGGCCGGCCCGCGCCCGGGTCTGCCCTCCCCGGCCGGTTGTGCACCGCCCTGCCCCGGCCCTGCCCTAGCcccaccccgccgccgcccgacCTCCGCCGCAGCCGGCCCCACCCCGGCCCCACTCCGTCGCTGGACGCGGACCTACCGGTGGTGCCCTGCCTCGGCTGCCCCCCGCCCCTAAACCGCTggagtggaggagaggaggagcaggggagtagaggagagaagggaggtggaggagaggagaagggagaaggaagaaggagaagggaggagaaggggaagggaggaggaaggagaagggaggaggaggagcctcggccgccGACCACGCCCCTGGCCATTCGTCCCTACCGTCGACCCCGCCCCATGCTGGAGACGAAGGTGACCCTGGCACCGCGTTgcccgactccaccgccacccaaggtatGAAGCCCcccggttgttggccttcgtgccttgtATGTCATTGACGGCTTTAGTGGCGTAtctggatgtgtgggccttcgtgctgtACGTGGATGTGTGGGCTTTCGTGCCGTATATatgttgtcggccatcgtgccggcttttttcttgcaggttttggaaacctccccgtataggggaggttctaccaaaatttttaacttatagtattataattcttcttttgcagagcagatCCCATCGGAGGGGACCTGGAGTATATAGGCGACCCCGATCATCTTCGTCGAGCTGTGGTCCTGCCTGCACAGCGTTGCCTCACCACtgccctgctagcctgactccaccgccaccctaggtataaataacctctcttccttatcgttgtcgtagatcggtgtaacctagttaggcgtctctcgttcgaaacagatacggttggaggtatgcggatcttcgcatatctaagaccgtatctgtttcagattgtccacttttttggacagcccgcagatgcgtagatggggtagtttccatgttctgcttcgatctgagatagagtttcggcaccacctccctgttgttctttggatacacactctcccttccaggatGTGTATCgtgagaacaacagggaggtgttgcCAAAATTTTATCtcagatcggagtagagcatgtaaactaacctcatctacgcatccacgggtgggattaggacctatcctcacccattagacagtaggcacgccattcagatgcaattgatggttatattactcgctcatgtatatgctagaggatggataaccgtgagtggatgtacacgggccgcccaagtcaggctgaaatcacccctgaatggatggacaagactGAGGGTTTCTAgaaccaagcatttggcaaggCAGCTAATGGAGCGAGAGACACATTCTGTCCCTATAGCGAATGcggaaacagaaaaagaaaaacaaggaagatcatgggggaacatctttgcaagtatggatttacgccaaactatacccggtgtgtgttccatggtgaagcccatcatacTAGAGAGGAGGTGGCGAGACTCCGCTTGGAGGCATTTGATGCTGATGGTggggtagcaggatggttaggtgactttcaCGAAGCAACGTTCGCTAAAAGacctacggaggaggaggagaaggaggaggaggaggaggagccaaagcCAACCGGAAAGGCATTCTACCAAATGTTGTCTTCGTCATAGAAGCTCCTACACAAGAAGGCAAcgatttctcaactggatgccattgaacacctaatggggttgaagtcccagtacaacatgagttgagcctgcttcgatggtatgttggcaatTATTGGTGGGCTTCTTCTGGAGGGTCATATTCTGCCGAGCAGCTTCTACGAGTCACAGAgactccttcatgcacttaagatgctgtatgagcagatacattgttgtccaaaggggtgtgtcctatttaggaaagatcacaaggatgcaaagtactgtccaaagtgtaaatgctctaggtatgtggaggtagacaaaggtgatggccagaaggagcagcttgagatccccatgaaagtcctatggcaccttccgatcataccaaggctccaacggctattcatgaccaaGGAGTCGGCGAAACAGATGGCATGTCACAAGAATGgcattcgatacaatcctgacaagatggtacatccagctgatggtgaagcatggaaaagctttaatcgcaagcatcgtgacaaagatcttgaggcccgtaatgtacgtgttgcgctggcaacagatgggttcaatccttatggaatgatgttggccccatacacttgttggcctgtgtttgctatccccctcaatctccccactcggggtcctccttcaacggcaaaacatattcttgacgttgataattcatggacacccgggaaacaaaatgggtgtgtacatggagcctgtttatgatgaattgatcagtgcttggaatgaaggggtattgtcttacgaccgagctacaaagaaaaacttcaaaatgtatgtttggtaccagtactccatgcatgacttcctagcgtatggcatATTCAGTGCCTGGTGTgtccatgggaagttcccatgcctggtatgcaagacaacactggagttcatttggttgaagaacgGTGGCAAGTTTTCatcgttcgacaagcatcgatagttcctccctcttaaccatgcattcagacaagacaccaagaacttcatgaaaggtgtcaaggtgactgaccctgaacctcagaagatgactagtgcctaggttcatgcttagatagatgctctcgtggtcaATCCATAGAAAGATAGTTGACCACAGAAAGATAGTcaaaagaaagataatccaaagaaagattgctttgtgggatatggtgtcgaacatatgtggactcataagtcgggcttggagaagcttccctattttgatgaccttctccttccacataatatagatgtaatgcacactgagaagaatgccgccaaagcactttgggcaacactcatggacattcctgacaagacaaaggacaaccctaatgccagagtggacctggcaacgctatgcgatagaccaaagccagagatgctgcctccaagagacggcaagccatggaaaaggcctaatgCCGATTACATCTTAGAAAAGAAGCACAGAATggaagtgatacaatggatgcagatgttaaagttcctggatgggtatgcagtgaatctaaggaggggagcgaacccagaGACTGGCCAAGTCTtggggatgaagagtcatgactaccacatatggattgagcggcttcttccatcgATGGTTTGAAGCTACATCCTTGAGAATGTCTAgaaggtgctggcagagttgagctttttcttccgccagctttgtgccaaggaggtatatgtgaaagtggttgaggagttggaaaaagtggcacctctgttgctctataagttggagaagatctttccacctagctTTTTCTTgttgatgcagcatttgattttgcacctcctgtccgaggcatgaatggggggggggggcgtgcagaaccattggtgctatccaatcgagagatgtctaaagactatttgcaagaaatgtggaaacaaaggtaggattgaggcttccattgctgaggcattcattcatgaggaggtgtcaaacttcacaacaacatactataatgagaaccttcctagcatgcataatccaccTGCTCGGTACAATGAGgatgaaaatgaatcgacccttagccttttcaaagggccacGTGGGAAAGCAAGTGGAGCGACCACAAAGACCTTGAGCTATGAAGAGTGATGCAAGATCATGCTCTacatgttgaccaaccttgacgaagtggaaaCGTATAtggggtaagttctcaacgaacttgttacatactccgtaACTTTTGTACATCCAACAACATTGTTCCTTGTTGGTGCAGGGAAATTTTTTATGAATCCTGGCATCATtcaaggccaccttctgaccatgaatgagagacccttcttcaacatggttcacctgatttcattacatggttaCAAAAAAAGGTACCGGCCAACTTAGCCCTTACTAAGTTTGATGTTCCAagttgcctgatttcatttctctcctgcttgaacttgcagtgccaaagggatgtgtctataagtgctgaattacgacaggtggccaatggctttgactataaggtcttgtcatttaacgcttatgacgtgaatggatatcgcttccacacaacaaggtacGAGCAAAGTTgtcccaatccaaggaccacgaATACCAGAGTATTTACAGCCAGCACTGATCAGGAGGAGTATTATGGGgtagttgaagaaatatacgagctcgactaccatggttccaaagcacttaatcctatcatattcaaatgccagtggtttgatCCTACAGTATCGAGAAAGTCCCATCAACTTGGGATAGTCAAAACTCGACAGGATTCCTTCTATCTAggagatgtctatattgtggctcaacaagccacacaagtttattattgtccatatgcttgcaaaaccgacccacatcttcagggttggtatattgtgcacaaggtatcaccacacagtagattacctcgcccaaaccctgatgattacaacttgaacccaaacacgcatgacagagagttctatcaacaagaagaggggctaccagggatgcttgagatagacttaaccggagagatcaaaatggaagcagacgacGAATGGGTTGTTGATGAGGATGCTGcaaatgaggtgcatgatccaaaggacttggaaatgcttgacggactacgactaggcaatgacaacgatgaggatgaggctgttgaggatttggacaatcttgatagtgatgacgatacctatcgtccagataatccTGGTcctgaagaatattagaaatacatgtaatactatgttattttgtaattacattttctttattttgcatctcttactaAGTACGTCTCGTTTATTTGTACttactggtttactctttttaattgcaggtgatggggcccactaggaggagctgccCCTCAGTTTATGCCAACTGGAGGGACATGGTGGTGGCTGAGGAGGCAGAGGCATCAGAGAGGCCGAGGAGGCCGAGAGGCAGGCCTAGGCGGGAGCCATTGACTGACCACAGGCGCAGCTCCTCACGCGACTCTGTGCATGACGACGACCTTCAGCACATGGTGGACGAGGACGGGGTCCACGGacggaggatgaggaggcagTTCCAGCGATGGAGGATGAGGAGGCGGCGACCGtagggggttccacttcctctAGTACGTCGAAGCCCTACTAGCGAGGTCCCGCAAagctcccgaagcgaccgatATCTGTTGAGAGGCacccactgattgcacccgagggcgataagtaagtaacttcatatgttcttcatttgatatgttgaaaaatcataataacaactaataactattgtggaccacttgtgcaggaactgggtgcttGTGGACCAGGCGGCCCGACATGCAATGTGAATGGCAACCTGGGACTTTTGTgcaaggaacacttccctggcctagTTAGGAAAGGAGATCAGGATTGGGAGCTAGCCTAGACGTTCGACCACTATGCCCTCGTGCAGGATGCTCCAGATCATAATGGCATCCGCTGTAGAAACAAGGCAGATCGGGTGAttagggagttgtgggtaagtctttcttgcactacattccttaattcctcgcattcattggacattcttgaaataaaataatggatacctcgtgtctttatgcagaCTTCTTCAGAATCTAGGAGGGACAGGAGGAAAGTGCAtatcaggtggcttacgcttcctgtaaAAGGCATGT harbors:
- the LOC136539043 gene encoding expansin-A31-like; its protein translation is MKRPLILCVAFSACLALAAAGWSSGTATFYGGPDGSGTMGGACGYDNLYNAGYGVNNAAMSSTLFNDGASCGQCYLITCDTSRPGGQSCKPGNSITVSATNLCPANYALPNGGWCGPGRPHFDMSQPAWENIGVYSAGIIPVLYQQVQCWRTGGVRFGIAGSQYFLLVNIQNLAGSGSVGAAWVKGDKTGWIQMSRNWGANWQALAGLVGQGLSFAVTSTGGQYIQFWNVVPAGWWQFGQTYTTTQNFYY